The following DNA comes from Chloroflexia bacterium SDU3-3.
ATGATATCGGCGGTCGATGCGCGGATCAGCGCCTCCACCACCTGATCGACCCACACGAAGTCGATCAGCTGCTCGCCCCCGAACACCACGAGGTCGCGTCCCTCACGGGCGGCGGTGAGCCACAGCGGGATGACGCGGCCAAAGTCGCGCGAGCCATAGACGTTGGCCAGCCGCAGCACCGCCGTTTCCAGCCCGAAGGTGGTGTGGAACACCTTGGCGTACAGCTCGCCTGCGGCCTTGCTTGCGCCGTAGGTGTTCTTGGCATTCAGCGGGTGCTCCTCGCCAACAGGTAGATTCTGGGCCTCGCCATAGACCTCGCGCGAGGATGTGAAGACCACGCGCCGCACCCCAGCAGCCTGGGCCGCCTGCAGCACATTGAATGTGCCCACCACATTGGCCCCAAACGAGTAGCCCACATCGGTGACAGCGCCCATCACGTTGGACTGTGCGGCTAGATGGTACACCGTGTCGGCCCCGTCGAAGTGGCTGCGAAGCGCATCGCCATCGCGGATGTCGTGCTCGACCAGCTGGATCTGCGGGTTTCCCTGGTGTGCTGCTAGGTTTTCGGGCCGCCCGCGAAACAGATTGTCGAGCACGAGGATCTCGCCGACCTGATCACGGGCGAGCCGATCGATAAGATGGCTGCCGATAAAGCCTGCTCCCCCAGTGACAACAACTTTCATTGTTTCTCCATCCGCTACGTTTTGTCCCTGGGGCATCTTAGTTGGATATGCTGCTTTCGGCAAGCCAGCCGCGGTGGGTTAGGATCTCACCCAGGCGAACCCAGTCGCCGTGCTGGTAGGTGGCGATCTGCTCGCCGAGGCCATCGGCAAGCTGGCGCGCCTCAAGCAGGCCATTGAGCAGGAGGCGCTCGCCCATGAAGCGAGGGGTAGGCTGTGACTCACGCTCGATCCGGTCGAGAAATTGGATCAGCAGGATGGCTGGTAGCACAGGCGCGGGGATGACGTCGCCTCTGACCAGATCAAGCCCAACATGGTGCGCCCCTTTGGCGTGCTGAAGCACTTGGCGAAGCTCGCGCGGGGTGATGTAGCCCAGCTCGACGAGATATTCACCGATCTTGTAGGGCATGGCCGCTTGGATGAAGGGCGCATGTTGTGGCGGAAACCGGCTGATAGTGGCATGGAAGAGATCGAGAATGTCGTCGTGGAGCTTGTGCATGCGGTTATCGGTGATCATAAGGTGGCTCCTCGATCGTTATCGGCGGCGTTGCCGCACTCTCGGTTGAATGATTCTATTATAATGAGGAATGCCAGCCCGCGTTGTTGACATATGCATACCTTCTGTTGTGAAGCATATTTAATCGCGGTGGGATGCGGTTTGTTGTGGTTTAGGTTAGGCGATGTAACTGGCATGAGAATATCGATAGGTTTGTAAGGCATTAGAAAGACAAACTATACTTTATAGTAGCTATGTAAGTTATTATGTAAGATCTTGCTGGATTTTTTTGGCTCGCTCAGACCATGCACATCGAGAAGTTGAGAGAGGAATGTAATGTTTGAGTCATCTCGCCTGCGCTTTCGTGCCCCCATCGCTTCCGATCTGGTGTTACTCCATCAATGGTGGTCCGATCCCGAGATCATGCAATTTCAGACCACAGGCTTTATCCGGCTCAGCCGCGAGTCCACCAACATCGAGCTATTTGATCGCTGGTTTAGCGATACGGGGAATGATGTGGGCTTCATCATCACCCACCGCGAGAGCGGGGACGTGATGGGGTTCTGCAATCTGTGGGGGGCAAATCTCAAAAATCGCTCGGCTATGCTGGGCATCTTGCTGGGCAAGCCCTACTGGGGGCACGGCTTCGGCAGCGAGGCGCTTGCCCTGCTGCTCGCCTATGCCTTCACCGAGCTGAACATGCACCGGGTGGAGCTAGGTGTGTTTGCCTTCAACCAGCGGGCCATCCACGTGTACCAAAAGGCTGGCTTTCGCGAGGCTGGCCGCCGCCGCCAGACCCTCTTTCGCGCGGGGCAGTGGCATGACGAGGTGATCATGGATCTGCTGCAGGAGGAGTATATGGCCGTGCACGGCGTGGCGTAGTGCAGACACGACGATGGCCCTGGCGAAGATCTTCGCCAGGGCCATGTGTTTGGAAGTGGTAGTGTGATGTCGTCGATCAGTTGCACGAGGACACTTGGTAGAGCAACGTACTGTAATTGGCGAGCAAGCAGGCTGCGTTGGTGCTAGGATGAAGCAGGAACGTTGTGGTGATGATGCTTGCGCGTTTTGTACTAGTGCAACTGACAGAAGAATGATAGCACAGCCCGCCTACCTTGCCTATGCCATATAGGTCATATCTGGAGTATGCTACTAGGACTAGGGTTGAAGTAGTCCAAAAGTAGTGTTTCTGATCAAAAAATAAAAGCGCCAGCGGCTGGCAGGCCACTGGCGCTTGCTGATCAATGGGCGGCATGCCTAGAAGCGCACGAACATCCAGTTGTTCAACAGTTCGTTCACCTGATCGCGCGTGAGGATGCGGTCGTACACCAGTACCTCGCCAAAAGGGATGGCCTCGCCATTCTGGCGCATCATCGTCTGCACATACAGTGCCCGCGCCAGCTGGCTGGGCGAGAGCAGGCCCTGGTGCAGCAGCCACTCGCCCATGTGGTTGGGGGCGCGGTAGTGCGGCGAGAGCATGCGCTCGATGCCCTGGATGACCAAGGTGGCAGCCAAGCCATGGGCCGAGATGCCCATCTGCTGCACGAGCAAGTCGCCAAGCATCGGCGGCGGCAGGATGGACTTCCAGGTTTTTTGGATGTCGAGCGCCTCTTGGATCTGCTCGGGGTAGGCGTAGCCAAAACCATACAGGTATTGGCCGATCGTCGTGGCCTCCGACTTGAGCGGGATGCGGCGAATATTGTTCTGCAGCGGCGGCGCGATACGGTAGGTTTCCTTGAGCATATGCGCCGCATTGATCAGCACATGGGAAGGAAGTTGTTTTGATGTCAACACGCGCTCCTGATAGCTCGTTTTATCCAGTGTTAGTGAAAACGTTGCCATTGCGGACTCCTTCAGAACAATGCTACGGCGTGTTGGCGGTAAGCATGGTAGTAAATATATGGACAAGCTGCGGGTCGAAGTGTTGCCCCGCCTGCGACTGGATCTCTCGGAGCGCGGCCTCTTGCGACCATGCTTGCTTGTAGGGCCGGTGGTGGGTCAGCGCATCGTAGACATCGCAGACGGCGAAGAGCCGCGCGGCCAGCGGTATAGCGTTGCCTGCGATCCGCGCGGGGTACCCGGTGCCATCCCAGCGCTCGTGGTGGGCCGAGATCACGGCGAGCGCGGTCGAGGGCAAAAAGGCCAGCTCCTGCGCGAAGGTGAGGCCAATCTGCGGGTGCATTTGGATCAGGGCGAACTCCAGCGGGTTGAGCTTGCCTGGCTTCTGCAGGATGGCATCGGGGATGCCGATCTTGCCGATGTCGTGCAGGTAGGCACCCCAGCGAAGCGCCCGCAGCGCGTGTGCGTCGAGCCCGGCACGCCGCCCCAGCTGGATGGCGAGGTTGGTGACGCGGTCGGTATGTCCTTTCGTCTCGGCGTCGCGATGCTCGAGCGCCAGCCCAAGAGCGCGCAGCGATGCTTCGCGGGTCTGCCGTAGCGCCGACTCGCGGTCGAGGCGCGCCGTCAGGTGCGATAGCTCGCCAGCGATCAGCATCAGCATGGTGGCGTCTATCGTGCTCCAAGGCTGCGGATCGTAGCTGTACATCACCAGTGCCCCTGCGAGCAGGTGCA
Coding sequences within:
- a CDS encoding NAD-dependent epimerase/dehydratase family protein, with the translated sequence MPQGQNVADGETMKVVVTGGAGFIGSHLIDRLARDQVGEILVLDNLFRGRPENLAAHQGNPQIQLVEHDIRDGDALRSHFDGADTVYHLAAQSNVMGAVTDVGYSFGANVVGTFNVLQAAQAAGVRRVVFTSSREVYGEAQNLPVGEEHPLNAKNTYGASKAAGELYAKVFHTTFGLETAVLRLANVYGSRDFGRVIPLWLTAAREGRDLVVFGGEQLIDFVWVDQVVEALIRASTADIIGTPINVGSGQGTSILDLAQRILAVSNATSKLDRQPARSAEVAKFEAKIDLMRSLLRLEPPTDPLFGLEQLVGHY
- a CDS encoding GNAT family N-acetyltransferase translates to MFESSRLRFRAPIASDLVLLHQWWSDPEIMQFQTTGFIRLSRESTNIELFDRWFSDTGNDVGFIITHRESGDVMGFCNLWGANLKNRSAMLGILLGKPYWGHGFGSEALALLLAYAFTELNMHRVELGVFAFNQRAIHVYQKAGFREAGRRRQTLFRAGQWHDEVIMDLLQEEYMAVHGVA
- a CDS encoding HD-GYP domain-containing protein, with protein sequence MSFTCTCYEQIQAIPYIEPALRDQRANLIAELTRIAISAPDLPSAIIPLLHHLITLAQADGAMYFEQTDTAFQICANVGQPPARPGIDHILIHGQVIDAILGQTLCTMPNVIFVDDTQVEPKAHALAQIGVSSIAIAPIYDKMHLLAGALVMYSYDPQPWSTIDATMLMLIAGELSHLTARLDRESALRQTREASLRALGLALEHRDAETKGHTDRVTNLAIQLGRRAGLDAHALRALRWGAYLHDIGKIGIPDAILQKPGKLNPLEFALIQMHPQIGLTFAQELAFLPSTALAVISAHHERWDGTGYPARIAGNAIPLAARLFAVCDVYDALTHHRPYKQAWSQEAALREIQSQAGQHFDPQLVHIFTTMLTANTP